A portion of the Microbacterium hominis genome contains these proteins:
- a CDS encoding family 78 glycoside hydrolase catalytic domain, with protein MNITRLTVDGLESGCLTDEPPVFAFSLASEVAGEDLASATVRVGDWSLETTEQVGIRYDGPLEPYSVYVLEVTATGTSGATATATTSFRTGRMHTPWVARWITDAAYETPKKLSPVPMVFRTRFAPEKPVRRAWIEATALGVYELDLNGSKVGSDYFAPGFTSYGHQLQYQSYDVTGMLGASNELVATVAGGWAVGSFTFARKNKIYADRQALLAEVHLEFADGTRDVIATGTDWEVSTDGPVRMAEWYDGETVDARVTAAQMTWKRADLTAPRTQPTITAQYGAPVRVQDVLAPVSQTVAPSGEIVYDFGQNFAGVIHARLRGSDGQTVVFRHAEVLVEGELFVRSLRTAKATATYTAVDGEQTYSPRQTYMGFRYVGVTGVDHADLELTALVLHSDLRRTGTFTSSDDRLNRLQSAIEWGGRSNFVDIPTDCPQRDEREGWTGDYAVFATTASYNFDMGRFLGKWMRDVAAEQTKGGGIPMVVPRSGNGFPVMATSCWGDVCVLGPWAEYRARGDLGMLRANYPVMKKFLKAAGWWSKLLATGDRRLIWHFPFHFGDWAAPEGGAKEWVQRGKWVGTAYYANSCGIVAEIADLLGEPEEAARLRALRADIIRAYRNVFTDGMGTLKGKGDFQTAYVLPLHFGMTEGAETRAMADNLVRLIDANDGHLNTGFPGTPYILFALSDHGRLEEAYDLLLQSGSPSWLYMVDAGGTTIWERWDALREDGTVNIADLQTGKEDGSGGMVSFNHYAAGAVGDWLYTRVAGIEPLTGGYRTFQVAPLPGGGLTSAEGVVETPYGRASSSWTIADGEFSLRVEVPVSTRCTVVLPDGTQREVASGVHHFACVIDEVASVPTAA; from the coding sequence ATGAACATCACCCGCCTCACCGTCGACGGACTCGAGTCCGGCTGCCTGACCGACGAGCCGCCGGTCTTCGCGTTCAGCCTGGCCTCCGAGGTCGCGGGCGAAGATCTCGCATCGGCCACGGTGCGGGTGGGCGACTGGTCGCTCGAGACCACCGAGCAGGTCGGGATCCGCTACGACGGCCCGCTCGAGCCCTACAGCGTGTACGTCCTCGAGGTGACGGCGACCGGCACGAGCGGCGCGACGGCGACCGCGACCACGTCGTTCCGCACCGGCCGCATGCACACGCCGTGGGTGGCGCGCTGGATCACGGACGCGGCATATGAGACGCCGAAGAAGCTCTCGCCCGTGCCGATGGTGTTCCGCACCCGGTTCGCCCCCGAGAAGCCGGTGCGCCGCGCCTGGATCGAGGCCACGGCGCTCGGCGTGTACGAGCTCGACCTCAACGGCTCGAAGGTGGGGAGCGACTACTTCGCCCCCGGCTTCACCTCGTACGGTCACCAGCTGCAGTACCAGTCGTACGACGTGACCGGGATGCTGGGCGCGAGCAACGAGCTCGTCGCCACGGTCGCCGGCGGCTGGGCGGTGGGCTCGTTCACGTTCGCGCGCAAGAACAAGATCTACGCCGACCGGCAGGCGCTGCTGGCCGAGGTGCACCTCGAATTCGCAGACGGCACCCGCGACGTGATCGCCACCGGGACCGACTGGGAGGTCTCGACCGACGGCCCGGTGCGGATGGCCGAGTGGTACGACGGCGAGACCGTCGATGCACGCGTCACCGCCGCGCAGATGACCTGGAAGCGCGCCGACCTCACGGCGCCGCGCACGCAGCCCACCATCACCGCCCAGTACGGCGCCCCCGTGCGCGTGCAGGACGTGCTCGCACCGGTGTCGCAGACCGTCGCCCCGAGCGGCGAGATCGTCTACGACTTCGGGCAGAACTTCGCCGGCGTGATCCACGCCCGACTGCGCGGCAGCGACGGGCAGACCGTCGTGTTCCGGCACGCGGAGGTGCTCGTCGAGGGAGAGCTGTTCGTGAGATCCCTTCGCACGGCGAAGGCGACGGCGACCTATACGGCCGTCGACGGCGAGCAGACCTACTCGCCGCGCCAGACCTACATGGGCTTCCGCTACGTCGGCGTCACCGGCGTCGATCACGCCGACCTCGAGCTCACCGCCCTCGTGCTGCACAGCGACCTGCGGCGCACCGGCACCTTCACGTCGTCGGATGACCGCCTCAACAGGTTGCAGTCCGCGATCGAGTGGGGCGGCCGGTCGAACTTCGTGGACATCCCCACAGACTGCCCTCAGCGCGACGAGCGCGAGGGCTGGACGGGCGACTACGCGGTGTTCGCGACCACCGCGAGCTACAACTTCGACATGGGCCGCTTCCTCGGAAAATGGATGCGAGACGTCGCCGCCGAGCAGACCAAGGGCGGCGGCATCCCGATGGTCGTCCCGCGATCGGGCAACGGGTTCCCCGTGATGGCGACCTCGTGCTGGGGCGACGTGTGCGTGCTGGGTCCATGGGCCGAGTACCGCGCCCGCGGCGATCTCGGGATGCTGCGCGCCAACTACCCCGTCATGAAGAAGTTCCTGAAGGCCGCGGGCTGGTGGTCGAAGCTGCTGGCGACCGGCGACCGCCGCCTGATCTGGCATTTCCCGTTCCATTTCGGGGACTGGGCCGCACCCGAGGGCGGCGCGAAGGAATGGGTCCAGCGTGGGAAGTGGGTCGGAACGGCCTACTACGCCAACTCGTGCGGCATCGTCGCCGAGATCGCCGATCTCCTCGGCGAGCCGGAGGAGGCGGCGCGCTTGCGCGCACTGCGCGCAGACATCATCCGCGCGTACCGCAATGTCTTCACCGACGGCATGGGCACGCTGAAGGGCAAGGGCGACTTCCAGACCGCGTACGTGCTGCCCCTGCACTTCGGCATGACCGAGGGTGCCGAGACGCGGGCGATGGCCGACAACCTTGTGCGCCTCATCGACGCGAACGACGGGCACCTCAACACCGGCTTCCCGGGCACGCCCTACATCTTGTTCGCCCTGTCCGACCACGGCCGCCTCGAGGAGGCCTACGACCTGCTCCTCCAATCCGGCTCGCCCTCGTGGCTCTACATGGTGGATGCCGGCGGCACCACGATCTGGGAGCGCTGGGACGCGCTGCGCGAAGACGGCACCGTCAACATCGCCGACCTCCAGACCGGCAAGGAAGACGGCTCCGGTGGCATGGTGTCGTTCAACCACTACGCCGCCGGCGCTGTGGGTGATTGGCTCTACACCCGGGTCGCAGGCATCGAACCGCTCACCGGCGGCTACAGGACCTTCCAGGTCGCACCTCTGCCCGGCGGCGGGCTGACGTCGGCCGAGGGTGTGGTCGAGACCCCGTACGGGCGCGCCTCCTCGTCGTGGACCATCGCGGACGGCGAGTTCTCGCTGCGCGTCGAGGTGCCGGTCTCGACACGCTGCACCGTCGTCCTGCCCGACGGCACGCAGCGCGAGGTCGCCAGCGGAGTACACCACTTCGCGTGCGTCATCGACGAGGTCGCATCGGTGCCGACCGCCGCGTGA
- a CDS encoding LacI family DNA-binding transcriptional regulator, translating to MPATTAKRVTAADVARSLGLSRATVGFVLNDTPGQKISDATRERVIAEAKRLGYRANSAARALASGHSRIVLLVMPDWPLDHNLRTNLDEASLALDEAGYSLVTMTTHAGGKAQPLWETLNPDVVMGLTPFTRDQIAGFRAAGVEHIVPDAALEDGSVLDELSDGPVLQVRHLIGRGRARLAYAGAADPRLIDLTELRHHAAASEVAVSPGVELVASVEVDAVNAAERLGELLAAGVDGVIAYNDDVAAWLLGAALRSGVEVPGRLAIVGHDDTPIASLLVPSLSTVRVDIAGLGRYFAQMALTAAAGAPVPADRPRARVELIARETT from the coding sequence ATGCCCGCCACCACTGCCAAGCGGGTCACCGCCGCCGATGTGGCGCGATCGCTGGGGCTGTCGCGAGCGACGGTGGGGTTCGTGCTCAATGACACCCCGGGTCAGAAGATCTCGGACGCCACGCGCGAGCGGGTCATCGCTGAGGCCAAGCGCCTGGGCTACCGCGCGAACTCCGCGGCTCGTGCTCTCGCGAGCGGGCACAGCAGGATCGTGCTCCTCGTCATGCCGGACTGGCCGCTGGATCACAACCTCCGCACGAACCTCGACGAGGCATCATTGGCGCTCGACGAGGCCGGCTATTCGCTCGTCACCATGACCACGCACGCGGGTGGCAAGGCGCAGCCCCTCTGGGAGACGCTCAACCCCGACGTTGTGATGGGTCTTACTCCCTTCACGCGCGACCAGATCGCAGGATTCCGTGCGGCCGGCGTCGAACACATCGTGCCCGACGCGGCCCTCGAGGACGGTTCGGTGCTCGACGAACTCAGCGACGGCCCGGTGCTCCAGGTTCGCCACCTCATCGGTCGGGGAAGGGCCAGGCTCGCATATGCCGGCGCGGCCGACCCGCGTCTCATCGACCTCACGGAGCTCCGCCACCACGCCGCGGCCTCGGAGGTCGCGGTCAGCCCTGGAGTCGAGCTGGTGGCTTCCGTGGAGGTCGATGCCGTGAATGCCGCCGAGCGGCTGGGCGAATTGCTCGCGGCCGGCGTCGACGGTGTGATCGCCTACAACGACGATGTGGCGGCCTGGCTCCTCGGTGCCGCGCTCCGCTCCGGCGTCGAGGTGCCGGGGCGGCTTGCGATAGTAGGCCACGACGACACCCCTATTGCGTCGCTCCTGGTTCCGTCGCTGAGCACGGTCCGGGTCGACATCGCGGGTCTCGGGCGCTACTTCGCGCAGATGGCGCTGACTGCCGCGGCCGGCGCGCCCGTTCCCGCCGATCGTCCGCGGGCGAGGGTGGAGCTCATCGCGCGCGAGACAACCTGA
- a CDS encoding glycoside hydrolase family 3 N-terminal domain-containing protein: MSAPTPPASVDTLVAQLTLEEKALLLEGVGAWNTNGVPRLGIRQLFVTDGPHGVRKVRANAGAFGLAEAEPSTSFPTSTTLAKTWDPELARQVGAAIGRESAALEVDVLLAPGVNIMRSPLCGRNFEYFSEDPLVSGVFGTAFVQGVQSEGVATSVKHFAANSNEDFRFVGDSVVDERALREIYLRAFERIVKDAAPATVMCAYNQLNGTYCSDNRELLTDILRDEWGFDGLVMTDWGATHDRVAGIVAGCDLDMPGEVAHNRAEIIAATRDGRLPEELLDQAVARVLALVDRCSADHTAGAVDAEGHAALAERVAIEGAVLLANDGALPLDAKRSGLVVIGEQFERMRYQGAGSSLISPPATVSPRDAFDRRDVSYTFARGYRALDPRIDETLERQALAAASDADTVLFFGGLGDLEESEGFDRTSMALPEAQVRLLNGLVDAGSRVVLVLSTGSPVEIPRHDELAAVLLLSLPGMNGGEAAAQLLFGEANPSGKLTESWTRSAADASCAGDFNRSGVAAYYESIYVGYRFHDKAGTDLRYPFGHGLSYTTFAYRDLEVTVEGGRVTATVTAVNTGDRDGAEAVQLYVRNNRGEVFKADKELRAFAKVRVAAGDSMRVALSFELDDLAYWDVEDHAWVLENGSYEILVAASASDIRLTAPLVVDQGRVSRSPYSAAVDHAYATPPASVPAVFAELLGRPVPVLARSRRLGLERRLGDARRSILGGIFLRAVIGRVKKDFEAALALPDSLERDARVKSTHFVLRMMPSMSLRSMAMSSAGELPFHIAEGLELLAAGHPIRGIRRLAGTPEPQETR, translated from the coding sequence ATGTCCGCGCCGACGCCCCCCGCATCGGTCGACACGCTCGTCGCGCAGCTCACCCTCGAAGAGAAGGCGCTGCTGCTGGAGGGCGTCGGCGCCTGGAACACCAACGGGGTGCCGAGGCTCGGCATCCGTCAGCTGTTCGTCACCGACGGACCCCACGGCGTGCGCAAGGTGCGCGCGAACGCGGGTGCCTTCGGCCTCGCCGAGGCGGAGCCGTCCACCTCGTTCCCCACATCCACCACCCTCGCCAAGACGTGGGACCCCGAGCTTGCGCGCCAGGTCGGCGCCGCGATCGGGCGTGAGAGTGCGGCCCTGGAGGTCGACGTGCTCCTCGCGCCCGGCGTCAACATCATGCGCAGCCCCCTGTGCGGACGCAACTTCGAGTACTTCTCGGAGGACCCGCTCGTCTCGGGCGTCTTCGGCACCGCGTTCGTCCAGGGCGTGCAGAGCGAGGGCGTCGCGACCTCGGTCAAGCACTTCGCCGCCAACTCCAACGAGGACTTCCGGTTCGTCGGCGACAGTGTCGTCGACGAGCGAGCGCTGCGCGAGATCTATCTGCGCGCGTTCGAGCGGATCGTGAAGGATGCCGCGCCCGCCACGGTGATGTGCGCGTACAACCAGCTGAACGGCACATACTGCTCCGACAATCGCGAGCTGCTGACCGATATCCTCCGCGACGAGTGGGGCTTCGACGGGCTGGTGATGACCGACTGGGGCGCCACCCACGATCGCGTAGCCGGGATCGTCGCCGGCTGCGACCTCGACATGCCGGGCGAGGTCGCCCACAACCGCGCGGAGATCATCGCCGCGACCCGCGACGGGCGACTTCCGGAAGAGCTGCTCGACCAGGCGGTCGCGCGCGTCCTCGCCCTCGTCGACCGCTGCTCGGCCGACCACACCGCCGGAGCGGTCGACGCCGAAGGTCACGCGGCGCTCGCGGAGCGGGTCGCGATCGAGGGTGCGGTGCTGCTCGCGAACGACGGCGCGCTGCCGCTCGACGCGAAGCGCAGCGGGCTGGTCGTGATCGGCGAGCAGTTCGAGCGCATGCGCTACCAGGGCGCAGGGTCGTCGCTCATCTCGCCGCCCGCGACGGTGTCGCCCCGCGACGCGTTCGACCGTCGCGACGTCTCGTACACGTTCGCCCGCGGCTACCGGGCGCTCGACCCCCGCATCGACGAGACGCTGGAGCGTCAAGCCCTGGCCGCGGCATCCGATGCCGACACGGTGCTGTTCTTCGGCGGACTCGGCGATCTCGAAGAGAGCGAGGGCTTCGACCGCACGTCGATGGCGCTGCCCGAGGCGCAGGTGCGCCTGCTGAACGGGCTGGTGGATGCCGGTTCCCGGGTCGTGCTCGTGCTGTCGACCGGGTCGCCGGTCGAGATTCCCCGTCACGACGAGCTCGCCGCGGTGCTGCTGCTGTCGCTGCCCGGCATGAACGGGGGCGAGGCTGCCGCGCAGCTGCTGTTCGGCGAGGCGAACCCCTCGGGCAAGCTCACCGAGAGCTGGACGCGCAGCGCCGCCGACGCGAGCTGCGCCGGGGATTTCAACCGCTCGGGCGTCGCCGCCTACTACGAGTCGATCTACGTCGGCTACCGGTTCCACGACAAGGCCGGCACCGACCTGCGCTACCCGTTCGGTCACGGCCTGTCGTACACGACCTTCGCGTACCGCGACCTCGAGGTCACGGTCGAGGGCGGCCGGGTCACCGCGACCGTCACGGCCGTGAACACCGGCGACCGCGACGGCGCGGAGGCCGTGCAGCTGTACGTGCGGAACAACCGTGGCGAGGTCTTCAAGGCCGACAAGGAGCTGCGCGCATTCGCCAAGGTGCGCGTCGCGGCGGGTGACTCGATGCGGGTCGCGCTGTCGTTCGAGCTCGACGACCTCGCCTACTGGGATGTGGAGGACCACGCCTGGGTGCTCGAGAACGGCTCCTACGAGATCCTGGTCGCGGCCTCGGCATCCGATATCCGGCTGACGGCGCCGCTCGTCGTCGATCAGGGTCGCGTCTCACGGTCGCCCTACTCGGCGGCCGTCGACCACGCGTACGCCACGCCACCCGCCTCCGTGCCCGCCGTCTTCGCCGAACTCCTCGGCCGGCCGGTGCCGGTGCTCGCTCGGTCGCGCCGCCTGGGTCTGGAGCGTCGCCTGGGCGATGCCCGACGCTCGATCCTCGGCGGGATCTTCCTCCGTGCCGTGATCGGCCGAGTGAAGAAGGACTTCGAGGCAGCCCTCGCGCTGCCCGACTCGCTCGAGCGCGACGCCCGGGTGAAGAGCACGCACTTCGTGCTGCGGATGATGCCGTCGATGTCGCTGCGCTCGATGGCGATGTCCTCCGCCGGTGAGCTTCCCTTCCACATCGCCGAGGGCCTCGAACTCCTCGCCGCCGGACACCCGATCCGCGGCATCCGCCGACTCGCCGGCACGCCCGAACCCCAGGAGACCCGATGA
- a CDS encoding MFS transporter — MAPTDETVTVVDPHQPSVEAPTKVSGLFLTLFGLMNFGLYLTVMMPALFSLPYKVQLLAPHDKALTLGLVATIGAVVSIITGPLAGVLSDHTRSRWGRRRPWLLGGIVVVLAGSVLVAVAPSVPLLIVGWVVVCIGGAGAGAAIIPVVAERVPEAQRGTVGAIVGVATQLGGVMGYTIGGLLTGNLVLLFVLPVIVLAVFALIYTLVYPDSTAPVEQSTVGETFRMLVFNPRKHPDFSLVWLGKFLMQTALAFLTTYQLYFLADRLGFTAEEAGQKLALAGGIGILVTMSFAVASGMLSDKLRRRKVFILTASALSAIGLTLMAFADGFGLFFAAVMFVLGAAGMFGSTDVAMASDLIPERDQAGRWMSIYNLGATIPGAIAPLIGAGLLLLGDPAGGNYTALFLAGAVITLGTGVVTSFVRGVR, encoded by the coding sequence ATGGCCCCCACCGACGAGACCGTTACGGTCGTCGACCCGCACCAGCCCTCCGTCGAGGCGCCGACAAAGGTCAGCGGCCTGTTCCTGACCCTTTTCGGTCTGATGAACTTCGGCCTGTATCTGACGGTCATGATGCCGGCGCTGTTCAGCCTTCCCTACAAGGTGCAGCTGCTGGCCCCCCACGACAAGGCACTCACCCTGGGTCTGGTGGCCACGATCGGCGCCGTGGTGTCGATCATCACCGGCCCTCTCGCGGGCGTGCTCAGCGACCACACCCGGTCGCGGTGGGGACGTCGCCGTCCGTGGCTGCTTGGCGGCATCGTCGTGGTTCTCGCCGGCTCCGTCCTGGTCGCCGTCGCACCGTCCGTGCCGCTGCTGATCGTGGGCTGGGTCGTCGTGTGCATCGGCGGCGCCGGTGCGGGCGCGGCGATCATTCCGGTCGTCGCCGAGCGTGTGCCCGAGGCGCAGCGCGGCACGGTCGGAGCGATCGTGGGCGTCGCCACCCAGCTCGGCGGCGTGATGGGCTACACGATCGGCGGGCTGCTCACCGGCAACCTCGTGCTGCTGTTCGTGCTGCCCGTGATCGTGCTCGCGGTCTTCGCGCTGATCTACACGCTCGTCTACCCCGACTCGACGGCACCCGTCGAACAGTCGACCGTCGGCGAGACGTTCCGGATGCTGGTCTTCAACCCGCGCAAGCACCCCGATTTCTCGCTGGTGTGGCTGGGCAAATTCCTCATGCAGACGGCGCTCGCATTCCTCACCACGTATCAGCTGTACTTCCTCGCCGATCGGCTCGGGTTCACGGCGGAGGAGGCGGGCCAGAAGCTCGCACTCGCGGGCGGCATCGGCATCCTGGTCACGATGAGCTTCGCCGTCGCCTCGGGGATGCTGTCCGACAAGCTCCGTCGACGCAAGGTGTTCATCCTCACCGCCTCCGCGCTCAGCGCGATCGGCCTCACCCTGATGGCCTTCGCTGACGGCTTCGGGCTGTTCTTCGCAGCCGTGATGTTCGTGCTCGGCGCCGCCGGGATGTTCGGCTCCACCGACGTCGCCATGGCGAGCGACCTCATCCCCGAGCGCGACCAGGCCGGACGCTGGATGTCGATCTACAACCTCGGCGCAACCATCCCCGGCGCGATCGCGCCGCTCATCGGCGCGGGCCTGCTGCTGCTGGGCGACCCTGCCGGCGGCAACTACACGGCGCTGTTCCTCGCGGGTGCCGTCATCACGCTCGGTACCGGCGTGGTCACGAGCTTCGTACGCGGGGTCCGCTGA